A segment of the Arachis hypogaea cultivar Tifrunner chromosome 5, arahy.Tifrunner.gnm2.J5K5, whole genome shotgun sequence genome:
CTTTTCTACCAGAGGCTCCTTCAATTCATGTGGAAGGTTTCTATTAACAAACGTGAACTTTTCCTCAGTGTCACCGACTCTGAACTTCTCCAGGTCCCCCTCTGGTTCCGGTCTAGGCTTGTCGTCAACCCTAGCGTCCAGGTCAGCCAGGAATACCCCCGATGCCTCTTTAGATTTCTTCCTTAGGGAGAGGCTGGCGTTGTCGCAAGCGACCGCCGTTTCTAGATCTCCCCTTATGGACCCTACAGATCCGTCGTCGGTAACAAACTTCATGACCAGTAGCTTTGTGTTGATTATCGCTTCAACATCGTTAATCGTCTTTCTCCCCAACATGATGTAGGCTGTGGAATCTCGGAGAACCACGAACTCAGCCATTACCGATCTTCGGCCTTGAGCCTGTCCCACGGAAATCGGCATAGATATCACTCCgtctggcttgatgaagtggtcaccTAACCCAATGACCCCGTGCTGGTGAGTCGATAGGTCAGCGTCCCTTAACCCCAATGCGTTGAACACATTGTGAAACATAATGTTCGAGTCTGCCCCCGTATCGACAaggattcgtttgacgaggccGGTTTTCATTCTGGCCGTGATAACCATGGGCGGGTTTTCAGGGGCCTCGTTGAACCATTGGTCTTCCGGGCCAAAAGAGATGGATGGGGGCTTCTTAGAGCTTCGCACCAGTGAGGAGGAGACCGCCAGGACCTTGGTGTCTTTCTTGTGCGCCGATCTCGACCTTGGCGCGGTCTTTTTGGCGGTTACTACGTTTATCACGGTGAGGCCGTGGTCTTTGCCTTCTGGCTCTTGTCGCCATTTCACCGACCGGGTCTTGCCCTCCTCATCTTGCTTGCGATGTCGTCTCCTCGACTCCCTTATAAGATGGGAGAATTCTGTTAGTTTACCATCCCTTATCGCTTGTTATAATGCGTTCTTCAGGTCAAAGCAGTCCTGTGTTTGGTGCCCATAGCCCTTGTGGTAGTCACAGTAGAGGCTCTTGTTTCCCCCAGTACGATCCTtgagtggtcggggcttcgacaaGATTCCTTTCCCGGCTATTTGCTAATAAACTTCCATGATGGGAAGAGTGAGTGGAGTGTAGTTGGTGAATTTTCCAATCCGGAGAAACGGTCTGGGTGCCTTGCTCAGTCCTCCGTCTCTTGCTTGCTCCTTCTGTCTTTCTCCGTTACCTTGTTGCCTAGGTTGATTGTAGGAGGAGTGtcgtttattggcagccacgacttGGCTGACTTGCTCGTCATTTATGTATTCCTTAGCTACAGTTTGGATCTCGTGCATCGTCCAAACCGGTTTCGTGGTGAGGTGTTTTCGGAAGTCCTCATTGAGGAGGCCGTTCGTCAGACAGAGGctggccaccgagtcggttaAGCCGTCAATTTCTAAGCATTCGTCGATGAACCAGTCCAAGTATTTTCTGATCGGCTCCCCGGGCCTTTGGGTTATCCCAAGTAGGTTGATCGGGTGCTTTGCCTTTGCTATTCATGTTGTGAATTGAGCTAAGAAGGCACGGCTAATGTCCGAAAACCCATAGATGGATCCCTGCGGGAGGCCGTTAAACCACCGAATCGCAGGTCCTTCCAGGGTGACCGGGAAGGCCTGGCACCTCACATCGTCTCCTACTCCCTCCAGATTCATTCTAGCCTCGAAGGCCGTGAGGTGTTCCAGAGGGTCTTGGGTTCCATCATACCTCATGTCCATTGGTTTGTCGAAGTGCTTCGGCAACCAGACTTCGAGGATGGATCGGTGGAACAGGGCGGCGCCCATTATCACGGGTCGCCGTGTCCTCACAGGCCTCTCTTCCCCGTCCTCACGATCTTGTCCCGTGATGCGCGTTTCCCTACCTCGGGAGTAGATGATTGTGTCGTTTCGCCTTCTCGGGATAGGCAAATCTTTTCGGGTGCTTTCCGCTTCCGTTCTGGAAGCGGAGGCATGCCGGGAGCGACTCCGGTGGGCATCTCTCTCTCGGCTTTCAGGAGACGAGGAATAGCTAGGGTCGATGGTTCGTCGATCATGCTCCTGATCGGCTAGTTGTCGTTCCAGGTTCTGGACCCTATGGCGCAGCTCCTGCATTATTCTGGCGTTGTCGCCGCCAGTTCCTCCGAAGGGGCGTGTCTCTCGCGTCCTTGTGCGTGGTTCAGTGCGTTGCCGGGGGACCTTCGTTGCCCTCCCGGTGAGGCGACAGAGGCTGCCCCCTCTGCGCCGGCTGTCCGGCCTTGATCTCCGGTGCCTGGCATGATGTCCATTTAGGCGTCCCCACAGACGGCACCAATGTACGGTTGGTtggttaccggacggttcgggtggAGGTTTGAGGTGGTGGAGACGCCTTGATCTGATCGGTTGTGACGGGATCGGGCCAACCGGGCTGCCAGACTCTTGTTGTGGAGAgaggggtgtcacctgcaaagacactccgacgctctagttaGTTAGTGTGCAGGCGAGAAATAGACAGATGGAATGTGTGACGTACTTTGGGGAAGGGCTGGACCCTCCATATGTACCGTGTTAGGGGTGGGCCCCGCAAGGGCAGAGTCCACCTTCTTCAAAACTTCCTTAGACAGCTGTGATGAGGAGCTGCCCTGGACGCGTGTTCGGGTCGGACTTCGTATGCTTTTCGCCCGACCATCTGGGTCGGAAGGCCCATGGCCGGGTTGGCCAATGCTactttgggccaggccgtaacaagtATAATACTATTtggtaaataatttaaatagaatatatttttgataTATCTTCGTATTTTACAGAATAATAAACTATCAAAATATTTACCTGTAAATACACACCAATTATATAACTCGTGccttgttaaaattaataaagtaATGGGCAacactaaaaataatattaaccaaCTATGAAAATAGGGGAAAGAAACTTACAAATTCAAGATGTTCCAAATGATTAATAATATGCTCCGTCTCCAATGTATaattacatataatttttttaaacacattagtaatttttattagatataaactagctataattaattaattactcacAAATAAACACTCTCAAATAAAATTATCAGTTGCACGCACACGAAAAACGGTAATTAACTTTTTCTCGAAGatgtttaattttattactaTAGAAATACTTTGATTATTTACACACATATGAAAAAtggtaattaactttttttttcaagatgtttaattttattactatagaaatattttgattatatatatatatatatatatatatatatatatatatatatatatatatatatatatatatatacttttcttgaaagatgtttaattttattactaTAGAAAtactttgattattttttttcttaacttaAAAGTGGCAGGGATGATTTGCTTAATTCTCATTCTATGGAACAAAGTTTGAAAACCATGTAaaagaaaaagtacaagacttctttttctttccttgggCATAAGACTCATTTTCTTTTTGCATTAGTAATTAGTAAACTCAGTCGTATTTCTTTGGCGATTTATATGAATTTGTATTTACATTACGTGAAAAAAAagcttgtttattttttttattggcaCAAAGTTTGTAAATATAAAtgtgaagaataaatattaaattagtattcGAAAAATTTTAGCGCTGATAAATTAGTATTCGacttttattattgataaaatagtttttgaaagattttaaaatttgataaaatcacCCAACCGTGAAAAGATGACGTCACAATGAACAAAAAACGTTGATGTGATCGTCGGAAGAGAACTCCGACAACGTTTTCGGcaacctccttcttcttctttgtgttcactgcttcttctttttcaacacGCCGCTGCGTCCCCTTCCGTCGTGGCAGCTGAAGAAGAAGACTATCATGGCATGCCGCTAACTCGTCGCGTTCTTCGTGTTCGCCACTTCTGTAGCCAGATTGTAGTAGAGTAGATCAATAGCTTAATAGCATGTATAACAAGTTGTCCCACTTAGTAAATTAACATCAGTATTAGTTAGAGTAGAGTAAGGAATTTAGTTAGGCAGTTATCAAATGTGTGGCTCACATTGAGTGTATATATATCAGTTTACAATAATGAAATCATACTTTTTGCTTCTCTTTGCTATTTCACATTTTCTGAGTCTCCCTCTCTTGCGTGGAGCAACTCCTCTGCCTCACCACCACGCTCTGTAACCGAACAGAGTTTccacatggtgcggtgagcgtggagtGGCAAAAAGAGTGTAACCACTCTGCGCAAGATCACATCTTTGAGGAGATTTGTGTGAAGTAGTGCTTACACGATTCGATCATCAATGGAATCGAGCGTGGATAACGGAGAGGCGAATTCGGAGAACCAAGCATTTTCGGCGAGCGATATGCAGAAATTCGCACGCATGATGGCCCAATTCAACGCGTTTCAAGCACAAGCGTCAAGATCCAACACGAATTTACTGCAAGATTTGTCTAGTCACTTCTATTTGCACCCTAGCGAAACCCCTGGAATTTCACTCACGGATGCTCCATTAACCACCTCGAACTACCATTCGTGGTCAAGGTCAGCGACACTTTCACTCAATGCGAAGAACAAACTCCGATTTATCGACGGAACCCTAGTGAAGCCAGAGAGGGACGACCCTTCCTTCGGAGCCTGGGATCGCTGTAATACATTTGTTCTATCTTGGCTACACAGATCTCTCAGTCCAGAAATTCTCCAGAGCGTCTTATGGTGCAACAACGCTTACGAGCTATGGATGGACCTGAAGCATAGATTCGATCAAGGGGACCTGTTCAGAATTGCAAATCTGGAAGAAGAATTGTTTTCGTTGAGACAAGGTGAACTCACTATCACTTCTTACTATACTAAGTTGAAGAGTATTTGGGAGGAATTAGATGAGTTTAGACCTATTGCATTGTGTTCTTGCCTTCATAACTGTGAATGTGGAAAGAATCTTGAAATGATTAGAGAGCACAGAGAGCAGTCCCATCTAATTAGGTTCCTTCGAGGATTGAATGATCAATATGCAAATGTACGCTCCCAACTCATGCTTGTAACACCCTTACCAACTGTAGCAGCAGCCTTCTCTTCACTTTTACATCAAGAGAGACAATTGATGCACTCAATAGATCATGAAGCAAGAATGATGGCAAATACTGTCAATACGAATGCATTTGGGACTTATCAGAATAATGGAAGTAGTTCAATTAGAGGAAGAGGTAGGGGCCGTGGGGGCAGAGGTAAAGGACATGGCCGAGGAACACCAAAATTATGCTCTCACTGTGGCAAGACTGGTCACCTAGTAGACACTTGTTATTACAAGCATGGATTCCCACCACACATGCAAAGGAATCAATTCAAAGGGAATACTGATGGCCCAAGTGCCATGAACTCAGTAAATTCCATAAATGCTGCGAGTAATGAAGAGGGCAGCATTGAACCTTTAATCCAGAAGGATGAAAGAGTCAGTCTTGATGGGTTGTTTTCGGATAAGCAAAAAGAAGCCCTATTTGCCTTGTTCCAACAACAATGTAGTGACCCCCCAAATAATGGAAATTTGGCATCTGTACATGCACCATCCGCAAGTACCTTCTATCTTTTATCAATTTCCAGCCATATTTTAAATTGTCATGACTGGATTTTGGATACAGGAGCTAGTGCTCATGTGTCATTCTCACTCGATTTCTTTCCATCCGTTAAAACAATAAAACCTGTTCAAGTCATAATGCCAAATGGTTCTAAAGTTGTCACAACCATTTGTGGGACAATTTTCTTTTCAGCAAGTTTCTACTTGACTGATGTCTTATATATCCCTACTTTCAAGTATAATCTCATTTCAATTTCAAAAGCAGCTGATGCACTTTCTTGTTCCTTTTTGTTCAATGCACGATTGTGAGATTCAGGAGCGACTTACCTTGAAGACGATTGGAGCTGCTGATCAAAAAGGGGGATTGTATACAATGCGGATCAAACCTGTTTTGGCAGCAGCACCGAAACTGATGCATACAATAAAGGGTGATGTAGCTAAATCTGTGCCTCttgtacacacacacacacaatatCATTCATACATTAGATGATGCAACACTTTGGCATCATCGTTTAGGACATATCTCATGTAATAAGATACAACAAATGAAAGTTGCATATCCATTCATTACATATCATAATAGTGATGTACCATGTTCTCCATGTCACTATGCAAAGCAGAAACGTTTACCTTTTAATGAAAGTCACACCAAATCTGAAAATGTTTTTGATCTAGTGCACATGGACATTTGGGGACCTATAGCTATACCATCTATTTCAGGCCACAAATATTTTCTCACAGTGGTTGAAGACAAAAGTAAATTCACTTggctattttttttgaaaaacaaatctGAAGTCagaaaattgattgaaaattttgtCCAACTTGTTGAAACTCAACACAATAGAGTCATTAAGTGCATTCGATCTGATAACGGTCAAGAATTTTTGATGCCCTCATTCTACCAAACCAAGGGTATTATACACCAAACCAGCTGTGTGGAGACTCCACAACAGAATGGGGTGGTAGAAAGGCGACATCAAGAAATCTTGAACGTAGCCAGGACACTCATCTTTAATTCAAACTTACCACTTTGTTTTTGGCACTATGCCGTGGCTCATGCCGtccacattttaaatagaacacCTCACATTAAAATAGCACCTTGTAGTCCCTATCAGGTCTTATATCATACCTTACCGGATATTAAACGCCTCAAGGTatttggttgtttggtttatgCATCAACTTTGGTTTCTCATAGAAGAAAGGTTGACACTAGAgctagaaaatgtgttttcttagGTTTTAAGTCAGGAACTAAAGGATATGTTCTGCTAGACACAAAAACCCACGAGATAATAATCTCAAGGAATGTGAAGTTTTATGAACAGTTCTTCCCTTTCAAAAATACCACTGGTCCATTTCTTTAAAAACAACTACTAACTATAAATCATATGAACATGTTGATCCTTTTCTCCACCATGATCCCACTTCGCATCCCTGCACTAATACACATCGGCTGGATAATATGGTGCTACCGGCAGCTCTATATCCGCCCCCTAATCCGTCTCCAGATTTTGATTACACTCACACACCAATGGCAGCATCTCAACTCACTCCTCATGCATCATCAACTACCACTAATTCACATTTTTCACCACATTTGCATTCACAAGATTCTGCTCATAGTCGCAATTTAGATACATCACACCCACCTATGCAGAATTCAGCACTGCCTAATGTGCAGCCAGAGGTGCGCCGATCCACTCGAATTAAACACAAACCTGCCTACCTTCAAGACTACCATTGTATGCAATCCACCACCACTGATCAACAGCCCTCCAGTCAATGCCACAAAAAATATCCTCTCTCCAATTATGTGTGCTTGAATTCCCTTTCAGTAGGTCACAGGGCCTTCTCGACTGCTTTATCTACTAACATTGAACCACAAAGTTATGAGGAGGCAATCACTCATAGTTGTTGGAAGAAGGCAATTAGAGATGAACTCAATGCTCTTGAAGAAAACAAGACATGGACACTGACTCCTCTACCCAAAGGAAAGAAGGCGATCGGTTGTAAATGGGTCTTTAAGACCAAGTTTAAGCCTAATGGTGAAGTTGAGCGACATAAAGCCAGATTGGTGGCGAAGGGATTCACCCAAACTGCTGGGTTCGATTTTTTTGATACGTTTAGTCCTGTGATTAAACTAACTACTTTGAGAGTCTTGCTCACCATTGCTTCGACTAAAGACTGGTTTGTGCATCAGCTCGATGTCAATACTGCGTTCTTACACGGTGACTTGCCCGAAGAAGTGTACATGAAGCCACCCTTAGGTCTTCAAGTCCCAATTGGTTCTGTCTGCAAATTACAACACTCTTTGTACGGCCTCAAACAAGCCAGCCGCCAATGGCACCAGAAATTATGTTGCGTGCTCATTCAGTTTGGGTACTCTCAGTCCAAGGCCGATAGTTGTTTGTTTACCAAGTCCACCGCTGCATCATTCACTTGCATCCTTGTCTACGTGGATGACCTGGTTTTAGGCGGGAATGATCTTAGAGAGATTGAGAGAGTGAAACACTTGCTTGATGACAAGTTTAAAATCAAGGATCTTGGGGAATTAAAATTCTTCTTGGGGCTCGAATTCGCTAGAAGCCACAGAGGCATAGCAATGTATCAAAGAAAATAGACATTGGACCTCCTTGAGGAATTtggactacaagatgcaaaaccAATCACCACACCTATGGATTATACAACAAAACTGTCAAAGTCATTAGGGAATCAATTGCAGGATGTTTCTGCATACAGAAGACTGATTGGGCGGCTGATCTATCTGACAAACACTCGTCCGGACATATGTTTTGCGGTAAGTAAGCTAAATCAATACCTGGACTGTGCAACGGATACCCACTTCAAGGCAGCACTCCATGTCCTGAGGTATCTCAAAGGTGCTCCAGCCAAAGGTGTTCTATTCTCAGCTTCAGACAACCTCAACTTGACAGCATTCTCTGACTCCGATTGGGCAGCTTGTCCCGATACTCGCCGGTCTGTGTCTGGATTTTGTTTTTTCCTTGGCAAGTCCCTGGTGTCATGGAGATGCAAGAAACAACAAACTATCGCGCGCTCCTCTGCTGAAGCGGAGTATCGAGCAATGGCGCTCGCCACATGTGAAGGTACCtggctttctttccttcttcgaGATTTTCACGCAACACCTCCGACGCCAATTACCTTGTACTGCGACAACCAGTCTGCACTATATATCGCAGCCAATCTTGTTTTTCACGAACGAACAAAACATATCGAGATTGACTGCCACACTGTGAGAGAGAAGGTCCAAGAAGGCATTTTGAAGCTGCTCCCTGTTTCATCAGCAAATCAGGTTGCTGATATCTTGACTAAACCTCTAGCACCTAATCCCTTCTTGTCTTGTGAAGTCAAGCTGGGTCTGATCAATTTTCACACCCCCAACTTGCGGGGGGATGTAGCCAGATTGTAGTAGAGTAGATCAATAGCTTAATAGCATGTATTACAAGCTATCCCACTTAGTAAATTAACATCAGTATTAGTTAGAGTATAGTAAGAAATTTAGTTAGGCAGTTATCAAATGTGTGGCTCACATTGAGTGTATATATATCAGTTTACAATAATGAAATCATACTTTTTGCTTCTCTTTGCTATTTCACATTTTCTGAGTCTCCCTCTCTTGCGTGGAGCAACTCCTCTGCCTCACCACCACGCTCTGCAATCGAACAGAGTTTccacaacttcttcttcttcaacacgcCGCTGCGTCCTCTGTCGCTAGACCGCCATGGAACGTCGTTGCGTCCCCTTCCACCATGGCAGTATCTCACCAGGTTCTCGTGtttgccgcttcttcttcttcaacacacCATTGCGTCCCTTCCGCGTCCCCTTGCTATGGAAGTACCTCGCCGTTGCATCCCCTTCTACcatgacaaagaagaagaagaagcgtccCCTCTGCCATGGTAGCAGCATTTCGCCGCTACGTCTCCTTCTGCCATGGAGAAGCGTC
Coding sequences within it:
- the LOC112803477 gene encoding uncharacterized protein → MMAQFNAFQAQASRSNTNLLQDLSSHFYLHPSETPGISLTDAPLTTSNYHSWSRSATLSLNAKNKLRFIDGTLVKPERDDPSFGAWDRCNTFVLSWLHRSLSPEILQSVLWCNNAYELWMDLKHRFDQGDLFRIANLEEELFSLRQGELTITSYYTKLKSIWEELDEFRPIALCSCLHNCECGKNLEMIREHREQSHLIRFLRGLNDQYANVRSQLMLVTPLPTVAAAFSSLLHQERQLMHSIDHEARMMANTVNTNAFGTYQNNGSSSIRGRGRGRGGRGKGHGRGTPKLCSHCGKTGHLVDTCYYKHGFPPHMQRNQFKGNTDGPSAMNSVNSINAASNEEGSIEPLIQKDERVSLDGLFSDKQKEALFALFQQQCSDPPNNGNLASVHAPSASTFYLLSISSHILNCHDWILDTGASAHVSFSLDFFPSVKTIKPVQVIMPNGSKVVTTICGTIFFSASFYLTDVLYIPTFKYNLISISKAADALSCSFLFNARL
- the LOC140184902 gene encoding secreted RxLR effector protein 161-like, with product MDYTTKLSKSLGNQLQDVSAYRRLIGRLIYLTNTRPDICFAVSKLNQYLDCATDTHFKAALHVLRYLKGAPAKGVLFSASDNLNLTAFSDSDWAACPDTRRSVSGFCFFLGKSLVSWRCKKQQTIARSSAEAEYRAMALATCEGTWLSFLLRDFHATPPTPITLYCDNQSALYIAANLVFHERTKHIEIDCHTVREKVQEGILKLLPVSSANQVADILTKPLAPNPFLSCEVKLGLINFHTPNLRGDVARL